The segment TGCTGCGGGCACTGAACTTCCACCTGGAGGTCGTGGCCAGGCTGGCGGCTGGCGAAGGATCGGTGCGTATGACGGAGACATCCACGGAGGTCTCCTACCGGAACAACGTACCGATCGAGTTTCTTCAGGTGGGTTCCTAACCACCCCCTTTTCACGTTCGCTGCGGATTTCCCAATGACAAAACCGCTCTCACACAAGTGGGCGCATAGAGCAGTCAGGAGCCGCGAACACAACAGGAAAGGGGCGCGGATGTCATGGAGAGCGTTCTGGTTCTCAACGCAGGATACGAGCCTCTGCACAGGGTTTCGCTGAAGCACGCCATCAGGATGGTCCACCGCGGTGTGGCCGAAGTCCTCAAGGACGACGGTGAGCGGCTCGGACCCTTCGCGCGCCCCCTGGTCCTGCGGCTCATTAGGTACGTGAAGATGACCTGGCGTGCCCGCCCCAGCTGCAGCAAGGAAGCGGTGAAGCGTCGCGACGGCCGCTGCGCCTACTGCCCGAAGGGGAAGGCTGAAACGGTCGACCACATCATCCCGCAGTCCCGTGGCGGCCGGAACACGTGGATGAACCTGGTCGGCTGCTGCTTCCGGTGCAACCAGAAGAAGGCTGACAGAACCCCGGCGGAGGCAGGCATGAAACTGCTCCTGACACCGTACGCACCCAAGGAGCGGCCGCCGCTGCTGCCCGACTTCGACTACGCACTCCTGGCATAGGAAAGGGCCCCTGGATCATCCGGGGCCCTTTCCTATCGGCGCATCCTAGGCGAGGATCTTTGCGAAGCTCGAGCCCAGATCGGGACAGTAGTTCTGCCCGCCGACGGTCAGCAGCTGGGTGATGTCCTTGGCCAGCTGAGGCGTCAAACCGTCAGCGGACCCGGTGGCGGCGGTGAGTGCCTGCTTCAGGAGAACATCCTTGCCGGTCGCACCGTTTCCTACGGAAGCGCAGGTTAGCTGGGCGATGACCGTCAGTTTGTCATCATCAAAAGCCGTCAGCGTGGTGGTGCCCTTGCGGGCCTCTGCGTAAAACTCTTTGTCTTTCATGACGGGCTTCTGGTAGTCCCACATCGTCTTGTTCGGCTTTGGCCCGTCCGTGGCCGCGCTGCCGAAATGCGGGTCCGCCGTGTTGGAAGGATCGGGACCGATGAACGGCGGCGTCGCCGGTGCCGCGGCAGAACATCCGGCAGCCAATGCAAGAACGGCTGCGCCGAGAGCGAGTGTTGCGAGTTTCTTCATGAGGATCCTTCAGGCAGGACGGGAATGGCATGGCCTTCATCTGGAAACATGCGTAGGCATACAGCCGGTGGCTGTGTTTTGGGCGGCCATCCATCCGGGAGAGGATGGCCTGATGACTACTGCACTGATCACCGGAGCCACATCGGGCCTAGGCGCCGAGTTCGCCCGCCAGCTCGCCGCCCGCGGCCACCACCTTGTCCTGGTAGCCCGTGACACGGCCCGGCTGCAGGAGCGCGCCATTGAGCTCACCGCGGCCTACGGCGTCGGTGTGGAGATCCTGACCGCTGACCTGCTGACCGATGACGGGGTCGCACTGGTCGCGGCACGGCTCGAGGAGGATGACCGGGCTGTCGATGTGCTGGTCAACAACGCCGGGTTCGGGCTGGCCGGCTGGTTCACCGACAACACTCTCGCCCAGGAACGCGAACACCTCCGGATCCTCGTGCAGACCCCGATGGACCTGTCCCACGCTGCACTGACGGCCATGGTCCTCCGAGGAGGCGGCCGGGTCATCAACGTCTCCTCAGTCGCCGGGTTCACCCCGCGCGGGACCTACTCGGCCGCGAAAGCCTGGGTCATCAATTTCAGCCGCTGGGCAAACGCCCACTACGGGCCGAAGGGTGTGAGCGTGACAGCGATCTGCCCCGGGTTTGTCCGCACGGAGTTCCACGGCCGTATGGGCGCCGATACCACCGGCATACGAGGCTGGATGTGGCTGGCACCGGAGCGGGTCGTCCGCGAAGGACTCCGGGACGCATTCGCAGGCAAGGCGGTGTCGATCCCGACGAAACGCTACAAGGCCCTCACTGCGGTCACAGCCAACATGCCGGATGCGCTGGCGACGAAGTTCTCCGCCCGCGGACGCTAGAGCCTGCCGGCTACGCCTCCAGGTGGAACTCGACCCGGTAGCGCATGAACCTGATGTTTTGGGCTACTGACAGCGCGCGGCGGATCTTCTGATCGTCCTCCTGGGCGATGATCACTCCCTCAACGGTTTGGCCAGGTTCGAGCAGGACCTCCTGGACGAACCCCATGTAGCGCTGGATCTGTCCGACCACGACGTCGCTGGCGCGTCCGCGCTTCAGTTCGATGACGAGCAGCCGGGTCCGGTCCTTGCTAACGGCCAGGATGTCCATGGGGCCGGTGTCGGTCGGGAATTGCTGGCCTTTGACCTGGCCGTCCTCTTCGTAGATGTCGTATTCCCGGCCAAGTGCTGTGCTGCGCCAGTTGTGCACCAGGAAGTCTTCGAGCTGCTTTTCCATCTGGAAGGCGAGCCGGTCCTGGACTTCCGAGGCGATGGCTTCGACGATGGGCTGGACGGGATCCGCGAGCTGGGTGAGTACGGCCAGTTCGTCAGCATGGGGTGCCAGCTGGAAGACCGTCATCAAGGATCCGGTCGAGGAGGCAAGGGTCGGACTCATGGCGTCACGACTGAAGGAGCCCTTCCAATCGACGCGGCGACGGTGCGGCAGGGCCGTTCCGGGGTGGTATTCGTATCCGGAGGTGACGGTCCCGTACTGGTAGGTCCGGTCAGGCTTCGGTGCAAGAACCACGTCACCTTCGAGGATGCCTTCGCAGGCCGCCCACAGGTTCCCCATGGAGAGCCCAGCCGCGATCCGTGACTTCCCCGGGTACATCTCCAGGAATACCGGGTTCAGGGCGGCGCGGAACGCGTCAGCACCTTTGCCAAGATGAGGACGGACGTCGTGGTCACCGATGAAATCGACCCCGAGGTACCCCTCCTCGATCATCTCCAGGGCGTTGGCCCCGCCGGTGCCCTGCCGCACCACATAGGTCGTCGTCATCGTTCTCCCAGTTTCGGTGGACCTTGGCTTGTTTTTGTCCCGAGCTGAACCTATACCAAGACGGCAGCGACCACTGAACCGGGGAGTACCACCGCCTGTGCTGTTTATGCGGCCAGAGGCGTCACGAGCTCGTCACGCAGATCCCGGAACATCCGGGCACCGACCTCGGTGGTGACACCGAATTCGCGGTTGCGGCGAGCCAGCACCGCCAACCGGTCGGCGGCCTCGTTTCCTTCGTCGCCCCGGTGGCCTTTCACCCAGCGGAATACGACGGGCATGTGGGTGGATTCGTCGAGGATGCGTTTGGCGAGCTTGATCTGGTCGGTGGTGAACGAGGCCGGCTGGTGGCCGGCGCCGATGATGCGCAGCAGCCGCAGGGCCGCTTTGGAGTCTGACTGGACCAGAATCGTCCCCTGGCTTCCGGCGGGGACCGGGTGGCGGCTGATGAGCGACTGCAGGGCCCACCGGATTGCAAGCAGCTCGCCGGTCAGGATGTCCCCGCACCGGGGCACGTCCACGGTTTTCTGCCCGCACGAGAGCACCATGCCGTCCTCGGCGGCGACAACCCAGCCCAGGCCGGCAACCAGTCCGCCGTTGGCGATGGACGCGTCGGTGCTGACCACCAGACTCCGGGCATCGGGGTTGAGCCGGACGTCGGTGGAGACCGGCATCTCTTCCATGGCCTTAACGACGGCGGTGCGGTAGGCGCAGATTGCGGTCGTCTCGGAGAGCAGGACATTCGGAACCGTGTCGATCATCCCGGCGATCGCCTTGCGGATGAGGATGTTGGAGACGTCCAGGACAACGTACTGGCGTTCGGAAGCGACTTCCAGGACGGCGGAGAAGGCAGCCAGCACCGCCTCTGTCCGGGTCGCTGAGAATGATTTCTGGGGCTGGACCTCGCCGGTGCGGATGCCGAGGCTGCCATCGTCTTCAAGGACGCCGATACCCCACTGCCCGGAGTTGTCGAGCACCCGGACGTGGAGGATGACGTCGGTGGGTGCCCCGGAGGGGACACGGGGTGCGGTTGTTTCCGGTGTGGCGGACATGAGGGCTCCTTCAGATCAACTGGCGGCACGCTACCGCTCACCCTTCATGTGTGCGGCATATGGACGTGAGGTACCCACGGCCGTCGGAACCGTCTACGCATGTTTCCTGATATGGACCTGACGCGTGATCTTCGGATGCTTGAAACATCCTTCAGCCGGAACTTCTACAACGGCGACTC is part of the Arthrobacter methylotrophus genome and harbors:
- a CDS encoding SDR family NAD(P)-dependent oxidoreductase; its protein translation is MTTALITGATSGLGAEFARQLAARGHHLVLVARDTARLQERAIELTAAYGVGVEILTADLLTDDGVALVAARLEEDDRAVDVLVNNAGFGLAGWFTDNTLAQEREHLRILVQTPMDLSHAALTAMVLRGGGRVINVSSVAGFTPRGTYSAAKAWVINFSRWANAHYGPKGVSVTAICPGFVRTEFHGRMGADTTGIRGWMWLAPERVVREGLRDAFAGKAVSIPTKRYKALTAVTANMPDALATKFSARGR
- a CDS encoding ribonuclease H family protein: MSATPETTAPRVPSGAPTDVILHVRVLDNSGQWGIGVLEDDGSLGIRTGEVQPQKSFSATRTEAVLAAFSAVLEVASERQYVVLDVSNILIRKAIAGMIDTVPNVLLSETTAICAYRTAVVKAMEEMPVSTDVRLNPDARSLVVSTDASIANGGLVAGLGWVVAAEDGMVLSCGQKTVDVPRCGDILTGELLAIRWALQSLISRHPVPAGSQGTILVQSDSKAALRLLRIIGAGHQPASFTTDQIKLAKRILDESTHMPVVFRWVKGHRGDEGNEAADRLAVLARRNREFGVTTEVGARMFRDLRDELVTPLAA
- a CDS encoding HNH endonuclease encodes the protein MESVLVLNAGYEPLHRVSLKHAIRMVHRGVAEVLKDDGERLGPFARPLVLRLIRYVKMTWRARPSCSKEAVKRRDGRCAYCPKGKAETVDHIIPQSRGGRNTWMNLVGCCFRCNQKKADRTPAEAGMKLLLTPYAPKERPPLLPDFDYALLA
- a CDS encoding endonuclease NucS domain-containing protein, yielding MTTTYVVRQGTGGANALEMIEEGYLGVDFIGDHDVRPHLGKGADAFRAALNPVFLEMYPGKSRIAAGLSMGNLWAACEGILEGDVVLAPKPDRTYQYGTVTSGYEYHPGTALPHRRRVDWKGSFSRDAMSPTLASSTGSLMTVFQLAPHADELAVLTQLADPVQPIVEAIASEVQDRLAFQMEKQLEDFLVHNWRSTALGREYDIYEEDGQVKGQQFPTDTGPMDILAVSKDRTRLLVIELKRGRASDVVVGQIQRYMGFVQEVLLEPGQTVEGVIIAQEDDQKIRRALSVAQNIRFMRYRVEFHLEA